One genomic segment of Eikenella corrodens includes these proteins:
- the ispE gene encoding 4-(cytidine 5'-diphospho)-2-C-methyl-D-erythritol kinase: MMQPHPAARAFPAPAKLNLDLRIIGRRADGYHLLESIFCLIDLCDTVWLLPREDGQIILHNPAGGIPPEQDLSHRAARLLQQFSGSPNGVEIWLDKHIPSGGGLGGGSSDAATVLFALNHLWHTAVPPETLRALGLKLGADVPFFLFGQSAFVQGIGEILSPLAVPEQWYVVVRPDAHVATPKIFTHPNLTRNSPPCAQPSFTQLQPFRNDMQAVVLAEYPPVAAAFRLLQDYGTPQLTGSGACLFIACTTQGEAEYIYSRLPENLAAWCVPGLDRHPLQAILGNNKNIRHA, encoded by the coding sequence ATGATGCAGCCGCACCCCGCCGCCCGAGCCTTCCCCGCCCCGGCCAAGCTCAATCTCGACCTGCGCATCATCGGCCGTCGTGCCGACGGCTACCACCTGCTCGAAAGCATTTTCTGCCTGATTGATTTGTGCGATACGGTGTGGCTGCTGCCACGCGAAGACGGGCAAATCATCCTGCACAATCCCGCCGGCGGTATTCCGCCCGAACAAGATTTGAGCCACCGCGCCGCCCGCCTGCTGCAACAGTTTTCAGGTAGCCCCAACGGCGTGGAAATCTGGCTGGACAAACATATCCCCAGCGGCGGTGGGCTGGGCGGCGGCAGCTCGGATGCCGCTACCGTGCTGTTTGCCCTCAACCATTTGTGGCACACCGCCGTGCCGCCCGAAACGCTGCGGGCACTCGGCCTGAAGCTGGGTGCGGATGTGCCGTTTTTCCTGTTCGGCCAAAGCGCTTTTGTGCAAGGCATCGGCGAAATCCTGAGCCCGCTGGCCGTGCCGGAACAGTGGTATGTGGTGGTGCGCCCCGATGCGCATGTGGCCACGCCGAAAATCTTCACCCACCCTAATCTCACCCGCAACAGCCCGCCCTGCGCGCAACCCAGTTTCACGCAACTGCAACCTTTCCGCAACGATATGCAGGCCGTGGTGCTGGCTGAATATCCGCCCGTAGCCGCCGCCTTCCGCCTGTTGCAAGATTACGGCACGCCACAGCTGACCGGCTCCGGCGCCTGCCTGTTTATCGCTTGCACCACACAAGGTGAAGCCGAGTATATCTATAGCAGACTACCTGAAAATCTGGCTGCCTGGTGCGTACCCGGTTTGGATCGGCATCCCTTGCAAGCCATCTTGGGAAATAACAAAAATATCAGGCACGCTTGA
- a CDS encoding outer membrane lipoprotein LolB, producing MIRHCLLPISAALLLAACTSLGTQMSAESWRDDAATPEFEASGRMGVKENERGSYANFDWLRTAAVQLFEVKTPLGNSVGRLCQDSGGVQAVASDGQVYRAATTTELSRQLLGYDLPVVYIDRWANGLRVPGEPYSVLPDGRLQQMGWKIQRNLGEGGQVRMLLLERTGLSLRLVFDRFGQPEQHPGSCADHAGQAV from the coding sequence ATGATCCGACACTGCCTCCTCCCAATCTCCGCCGCCCTCCTGCTCGCCGCCTGCACCAGCCTTGGCACGCAAATGTCTGCCGAAAGCTGGCGCGACGATGCTGCCACTCCCGAGTTTGAAGCCTCCGGCCGCATGGGCGTGAAGGAAAACGAACGCGGCAGCTATGCCAATTTCGATTGGCTGCGCACTGCCGCCGTGCAGCTGTTTGAAGTGAAAACCCCGCTGGGCAACAGTGTGGGCCGATTGTGCCAAGACAGCGGCGGAGTGCAGGCGGTGGCGTCCGACGGCCAGGTTTACCGCGCCGCCACCACCACCGAACTCAGCCGCCAGCTGCTCGGTTACGACCTGCCCGTGGTCTATATCGACCGCTGGGCCAACGGCCTGCGCGTGCCCGGCGAGCCCTACAGCGTGCTGCCCGACGGCCGTTTGCAGCAAATGGGCTGGAAAATCCAACGCAATTTGGGCGAAGGCGGCCAAGTGCGCATGCTGCTGCTGGAACGCACCGGCCTGAGCCTGCGCCTAGTGTTCGACCGCTTCGGCCAGCCAGAACAGCACCCCGGCAGCTGCGCGGATCATGCCGGACAGGCCGTATGA
- a CDS encoding tetratricopeptide repeat protein, translating into MSSRHSRIRALALATLLLPLAAQAAPAPRKPGSQTPLTHRQIIDRANNLMTAFSSEIALQQGKGSDALAAYMRLFRRTNDPAVAERAVDIALATDVRLAEQVLEHWQAVEPKPSIEQKRMRWVVATAKGDIATVRAGLPEILAQTDRQRMRTVFLRMSQLALYHPEAADVQTARLVHQAAGRFPGLAEAAITDAIYSAHANRTADANAALRRLSRLDSDIRPITSITLRLIAQRQPEVLEYFFRHADSRHLSPMWQNLQVETLIAAKREEEAYRLLQNMLAKTPDADLYIQAGILSVRRKEPVATTVNYFDKAYLHGTQQQKSRASLLAAMRLIEDNNIAESRNWLNRASAPEAQFDKHILEARIAETEKNWPAAEDALLRAESIVSAGRSNAIFNADDLLVAHLRIAREQPPAEALNSIRSLYRRYSDNSAPPAMIAIILEQRAILYADRLQQPEKAVADLKQAQELVPKNPDILNSLGYTMLSLPNPDLAQARRYIEQALQRRPNSPEIQDSMGWVLFKQGQPQAALPYLQRAHAKLPEADIAAHLGEVLWTLGRKNEAIVIWQAAQRKGGDKPILQETLQRLNVTLPSSGGKASSESNSSQ; encoded by the coding sequence ATGTCTTCACGGCATTCCCGTATCCGCGCCCTCGCTCTCGCCACCCTACTGCTGCCGTTGGCGGCCCAAGCCGCGCCTGCACCGCGCAAACCCGGTTCGCAAACCCCGCTTACCCACCGCCAAATCATCGATCGCGCCAACAATCTGATGACGGCCTTCTCCTCCGAGATTGCCCTCCAGCAAGGCAAAGGCAGTGACGCCCTCGCTGCCTATATGCGCCTGTTCCGTCGCACCAACGACCCGGCCGTGGCCGAGCGCGCCGTAGACATCGCCCTGGCCACCGATGTCCGCCTGGCCGAGCAAGTGCTTGAACACTGGCAGGCAGTTGAGCCCAAACCTTCCATCGAGCAAAAACGTATGCGCTGGGTTGTGGCTACGGCCAAAGGCGATATCGCCACGGTGCGTGCCGGCCTGCCCGAAATCCTCGCCCAAACCGACCGCCAGCGTATGCGCACCGTCTTCCTGCGCATGTCCCAGCTCGCCCTCTACCACCCTGAAGCTGCCGATGTGCAAACCGCCCGCCTCGTGCACCAAGCCGCCGGCCGCTTCCCCGGCCTGGCCGAAGCCGCCATTACTGATGCCATTTATTCCGCCCACGCCAACCGCACGGCTGATGCCAACGCCGCCCTGCGCCGCCTCTCCCGCCTCGACAGCGACATCCGCCCCATCACCAGCATCACCCTGCGCCTGATTGCCCAGCGCCAACCCGAAGTGCTCGAATACTTCTTCCGCCATGCCGATAGCCGCCACCTTTCCCCCATGTGGCAAAACCTGCAAGTAGAAACCCTCATCGCCGCCAAACGCGAAGAAGAAGCCTACCGCCTACTGCAAAATATGCTGGCCAAAACCCCAGATGCCGACCTCTACATCCAAGCCGGCATCCTCTCCGTGCGCCGCAAAGAGCCCGTGGCCACCACCGTAAACTACTTCGATAAAGCCTACCTGCACGGCACCCAACAGCAGAAAAGTCGCGCCTCCCTGCTCGCCGCCATGCGCCTGATTGAAGACAACAACATAGCCGAAAGCCGCAACTGGCTCAACCGCGCCAGCGCCCCCGAAGCCCAGTTCGACAAACACATCCTAGAAGCGCGCATTGCCGAGACCGAGAAAAACTGGCCGGCGGCCGAAGATGCCCTGCTGCGTGCCGAATCCATCGTATCGGCCGGCCGCAGCAATGCCATCTTCAATGCCGACGACCTCCTCGTTGCCCACCTGCGCATCGCCCGCGAGCAGCCGCCTGCCGAAGCCCTCAACAGCATCCGTAGCCTCTATCGCCGCTACAGCGACAATTCAGCCCCGCCCGCCATGATCGCCATCATCCTCGAGCAGCGCGCCATCCTGTATGCCGACCGCCTGCAACAGCCCGAGAAAGCCGTAGCCGACCTCAAACAGGCACAAGAACTCGTGCCCAAAAACCCCGACATCCTCAATTCCCTCGGCTACACCATGCTTTCCCTGCCCAACCCCGACCTGGCCCAGGCACGCCGCTATATTGAACAAGCCCTGCAACGCCGCCCCAATTCGCCTGAAATTCAAGACAGCATGGGCTGGGTGTTGTTCAAACAAGGCCAACCTCAAGCCGCCCTACCGTATTTGCAGCGCGCCCACGCCAAACTGCCCGAAGCCGATATAGCCGCCCACCTCGGCGAAGTGCTGTGGACACTCGGCCGCAAAAACGAAGCCATCGTTATCTGGCAAGCCGCCCAGCGCAAAGGCGGCGACAAACCCATATTGCAGGAAACCCTGCAACGCCTCAACGTAACCCTCCCGTCCTCCGGTGGAAAAGCCAGTAGCGAAAGCAACAGCAGCCAATAA
- the dnaN gene encoding DNA polymerase III subunit beta, whose protein sequence is MLILEAERDTLLKPLQAVTGIVERKHTLPILSNVLIERTGGQTNILATDLEIQIHTHGPHTDAEDFRITTNAKKLQDILRALPEGAIVALDWAQNRLTLKTGKSRFALQTLPAEDFPLMSIGEEVVSAFTLPQETFRNMLSQVQYAMAVQDIRYYLNGLLMQVEGSNLRLVATDGHRLAYSAAVIDADLPKAEVILPRKTVLELFKLLNRPEEPVTVELLNNQVRFRCNDTVVVSKVVDGKFPDFNRVIPQDNDKIFLLGRQPFLGALERAAILANEKFRGVRLQLRPGLLSVLCSNSEQEEAREELEIAYQGAELEVGFNINYLMDVLRNVHAEDIQLAFGDANRSTLFTIPDNADFKYIVMPMRI, encoded by the coding sequence ATGTTGATTTTAGAAGCCGAGCGCGATACCCTGCTCAAACCGCTGCAAGCCGTTACCGGTATTGTGGAGCGCAAGCACACCTTGCCGATTCTCTCCAACGTGCTGATTGAGCGCACCGGCGGGCAAACCAATATCTTGGCCACCGACTTGGAAATCCAAATCCACACCCATGGCCCGCACACCGATGCCGAAGACTTCCGCATCACCACCAATGCCAAAAAACTGCAAGACATCCTGCGCGCCCTGCCTGAAGGCGCAATTGTGGCGCTGGATTGGGCGCAAAACCGCCTCACCCTCAAGACCGGCAAATCCCGCTTCGCCCTGCAAACCCTGCCGGCCGAAGATTTCCCGCTGATGAGCATCGGCGAAGAAGTGGTTTCTGCCTTCACCCTGCCGCAAGAAACCTTCCGCAATATGCTCTCGCAGGTGCAATACGCCATGGCCGTGCAAGATATTCGCTACTATCTCAACGGCTTGCTGATGCAGGTGGAAGGCAGCAATCTGCGCTTGGTGGCCACGGACGGTCACCGCCTGGCCTACTCCGCCGCCGTGATTGATGCCGACTTGCCCAAAGCCGAAGTGATCCTGCCGCGTAAAACCGTGCTCGAGCTGTTCAAACTGCTCAACCGCCCGGAAGAACCCGTTACCGTGGAGCTCTTGAACAATCAAGTGCGCTTCCGCTGCAACGACACCGTGGTGGTGAGCAAAGTAGTGGACGGCAAATTCCCCGATTTCAACCGCGTGATTCCACAGGATAACGACAAAATCTTCCTGCTCGGCCGCCAGCCGTTCTTGGGTGCACTGGAACGCGCTGCCATTTTGGCCAACGAAAAATTCCGCGGCGTGCGCCTCCAGCTGCGCCCCGGCCTGCTGAGCGTGTTGTGTAGCAACAGCGAGCAGGAAGAAGCGCGTGAAGAGCTGGAAATCGCCTATCAGGGCGCCGAGCTGGAAGTTGGCTTCAACATCAATTATCTGATGGACGTATTGCGCAACGTACACGCCGAAGACATCCAACTGGCCTTCGGCGATGCCAACCGCTCCACCCTGTTTACCATTCCCGACAACGCCGATTTCAAATACATCGTGATGCCGATGCGCATCTAA
- the dnaA gene encoding chromosomal replication initiator protein DnaA encodes MTLDQFWPQCLHHLRHTLPAKQYQSWIEPLSVGEGASGEWVVYAPSRFVLNMLRTRYATEISKLLAERLPENTPTLRFEQGKGKHYAPADKPAPVRTAKAAAPVEQTGKPAATQHVDKRSALEIVQSRLESLGINPQAEPSGQSTPAKPAAKPAQAKSTAKREERQQQRYAQTNLSPEYTFDTLVEGKGNRLAVAAARSIAENPGKNYNPFFLYGSTGLGKTHLAQAVGNELLRLKPEAKVYYMHAEDFVRGMIQAFRNHAHDAFRQQYKPYDFLIIDDIQFIKGKDRSMEEFFHLYNHCHHHKKQIILTCDVLPTKIDDMDDRLKSRFSWGLTLELEPPELEMRVEILQKKADSVGVELKEEAAFFIATHIRSNVRELEGAFKRVEARSRFEHKPIDVELATEALQDIVAGNFKPINLPLIMDAVAKYYGIRTADLIGKKRAQSIVRPRHLAIKLARELTTHSYEDIGKAFGGRDHSTVLNSVKKADELRQEDAEIAQDYEKLLIIIKN; translated from the coding sequence ATGACGCTCGACCAATTCTGGCCACAATGCCTGCATCATTTGCGCCACACTCTACCTGCCAAACAGTATCAAAGCTGGATTGAGCCTTTGAGCGTGGGCGAAGGTGCGAGCGGAGAATGGGTGGTGTATGCGCCTAGCCGCTTTGTGTTGAACATGTTGCGCACCCGCTATGCTACCGAAATCAGCAAATTGCTGGCAGAAAGGCTACCTGAAAACACTCCGACACTGCGGTTCGAACAAGGCAAAGGCAAACACTATGCACCAGCTGACAAGCCGGCACCGGTGCGTACCGCCAAAGCTGCTGCACCAGTTGAACAAACCGGCAAACCAGCTGCCACGCAACATGTCGACAAACGCAGTGCCTTAGAAATCGTGCAATCCCGTTTGGAAAGTTTGGGCATCAATCCACAAGCCGAACCAAGCGGGCAATCCACTCCGGCCAAACCGGCAGCCAAACCTGCCCAAGCCAAATCTACCGCTAAACGCGAAGAACGCCAGCAGCAGCGCTATGCGCAAACCAATTTGTCGCCGGAATACACTTTCGACACCTTGGTAGAAGGCAAAGGCAACCGCTTGGCTGTGGCCGCTGCCCGTTCTATTGCCGAAAACCCGGGCAAAAACTACAACCCCTTCTTTTTATACGGCAGCACCGGCCTGGGCAAAACCCATCTAGCGCAGGCCGTGGGCAATGAGTTGTTGCGCCTCAAACCCGAAGCCAAGGTTTACTATATGCATGCCGAAGACTTTGTGCGCGGTATGATTCAGGCCTTCCGCAACCACGCCCACGACGCCTTCCGCCAGCAATACAAGCCCTACGATTTCCTCATTATCGACGACATCCAGTTCATCAAAGGCAAAGACCGCAGCATGGAAGAGTTTTTCCACCTGTATAACCATTGCCACCACCATAAAAAACAGATTATCCTTACCTGCGACGTGCTGCCCACCAAAATCGATGACATGGACGACCGCCTGAAATCCCGTTTTTCATGGGGTTTGACGCTGGAGTTGGAGCCGCCGGAATTGGAAATGCGGGTGGAGATTTTGCAGAAAAAAGCCGATTCCGTGGGTGTGGAATTAAAAGAAGAAGCCGCCTTTTTCATCGCCACCCACATCCGTTCCAACGTGCGCGAGCTGGAAGGCGCGTTTAAACGGGTGGAAGCGCGCAGCCGCTTCGAACACAAACCGATTGATGTGGAGCTGGCCACCGAAGCCCTGCAAGATATTGTGGCCGGCAACTTCAAGCCGATTAACCTGCCGTTGATTATGGATGCGGTGGCCAAATATTACGGCATCCGCACTGCCGACCTTATTGGCAAAAAACGCGCGCAAAGCATCGTCCGCCCACGTCATCTGGCCATCAAACTTGCCCGTGAGCTGACCACCCACAGCTACGAAGACATCGGCAAAGCCTTCGGTGGGCGCGACCACAGCACGGTGCTCAATTCCGTGAAAAAGGCCGATGAATTGCGGCAGGAAGATGCCGAGATTGCCCAAGATTACGAAAAGCTATTGATTATAATCAAAAATTAA
- the rpmH gene encoding 50S ribosomal protein L34 encodes MKRTYQPSVIRRKRTHGFLVRSKTRGGRAVLAARRAKGRKRLAV; translated from the coding sequence ATGAAACGCACTTATCAACCCTCCGTTATCCGCCGCAAACGCACCCATGGTTTCTTGGTTCGCTCCAAAACACGCGGCGGCCGTGCCGTGTTGGCTGCTCGTCGCGCCAAAGGCCGTAAACGTTTGGCCGTATAA
- the rnpA gene encoding ribonuclease P protein component has protein sequence MDHCFGKPYRLLKTDDFSSVFALRRLKSRPDIQLWHKPNGLGHPRLGLVVAKKTARRANRRNYMKRTLREWFRLNRHRLDSSDLVVRVRRPFGKAGRQQVLAQLEQIVPKKLC, from the coding sequence GTGGATCACTGTTTCGGCAAACCATACCGCTTACTGAAAACGGATGATTTCTCATCCGTTTTTGCTTTACGCCGGCTGAAATCGCGGCCGGATATCCAACTGTGGCACAAGCCAAACGGGCTGGGGCATCCCCGGCTAGGTTTGGTGGTGGCCAAGAAAACCGCCCGCCGTGCCAACCGCCGCAACTATATGAAACGCACGCTGCGCGAATGGTTCCGCCTTAATCGGCACCGTTTGGACAGCAGCGATTTGGTGGTTCGCGTGCGCCGCCCGTTTGGTAAGGCTGGACGGCAGCAGGTGTTGGCGCAGTTGGAACAGATTGTGCCGAAAAAACTATGCTAG
- the yidD gene encoding membrane protein insertion efficiency factor YidD, protein MLAKILLGLIRFYQYAISPMLPPRCRYQPTCSQYAIEAVRKYGALKGGWLAAKRIGRCHPWGGSGYDPVP, encoded by the coding sequence ATGCTAGCCAAAATCCTGCTGGGGCTGATCCGGTTTTACCAATACGCAATCAGCCCGATGCTGCCGCCGCGCTGCCGTTATCAGCCCACCTGTTCGCAATACGCCATCGAGGCGGTGCGCAAGTACGGGGCGCTTAAAGGCGGCTGGCTTGCAGCCAAGCGCATCGGCCGTTGCCATCCGTGGGGCGGCAGCGGCTACGACCCTGTGCCTTAA
- the yidC gene encoding membrane protein insertase YidC, protein MESNNELKRTAVFAIIAILTLMVWNYFNPQPQQPEQAAVQTEQQAAAPVAGSDLPPTKPITVSTDTLKAVIDENSGDLRGLDLLKHNSAGDASKTFTLLSDNNEHKYLVQSLLIDQKGNYLLQDSSFKAPQNSYTLNGDTLEVRLSAPETNGVQVDKVYTFRKGSYLIDVRFDIANHTDAPLKLDGVYRVLRDSSTPEGSGYFNQTYVGPVAYTPDGNFQKVPFKDLDDDFESKRDRADYQRTATSGWVGFTQHYFTTVWVLQPKDGNSICQNGNCLLDIKRRSDNLYSAGVRVPLPAIAAGQKLSVPAELYAGPQEYAVISKVADRLELVKDYGRTHVVAAPLFGLLNWLHSLIGNWGWSIVLLTIIVKTLLLPLTNASYRSMAKMRAVAPKLEMLKKQHGDDRMALQQAMMKMYKDEKINPLGGCLPMLLQFPVFIGLYWVLLASVELRQASWGWVADLARPDPLYILPILMALTMYIQTKLSPPPSDPMQAKMMKIMPLAFSVMFFFFPAGLVLYYVVNNLLSMGQQWLINRKINGAVKS, encoded by the coding sequence ATGGAATCCAACAACGAATTGAAGCGGACGGCGGTTTTCGCCATTATCGCCATCCTGACCCTGATGGTTTGGAATTATTTCAACCCCCAGCCGCAGCAGCCTGAGCAGGCCGCTGTGCAGACGGAACAGCAAGCTGCCGCCCCCGTTGCTGGGAGCGATTTGCCGCCCACCAAACCGATTACCGTAAGCACCGATACGCTCAAAGCCGTGATCGACGAAAACAGTGGCGATTTGCGCGGGTTGGATTTGCTCAAACATAACTCTGCCGGCGATGCCAGCAAAACCTTCACTTTGCTCTCCGACAACAACGAGCACAAATATTTGGTGCAATCGCTGTTGATCGACCAAAAAGGCAACTACCTGCTACAAGACAGCAGCTTCAAAGCCCCGCAAAACAGCTACACCCTCAACGGCGATACACTGGAAGTACGACTGAGCGCGCCGGAAACCAATGGCGTTCAGGTGGACAAAGTGTACACCTTCCGCAAAGGTAGCTACCTCATCGATGTACGCTTCGACATCGCCAACCATACTGATGCTCCGTTGAAGCTGGATGGCGTGTACCGAGTATTGCGCGACAGCAGCACGCCCGAGGGCAGCGGCTATTTCAACCAAACCTACGTTGGTCCAGTGGCCTATACGCCCGATGGCAACTTCCAAAAAGTGCCGTTTAAAGACTTGGACGACGATTTCGAGAGCAAACGTGATCGCGCCGACTACCAGCGCACTGCTACCAGCGGCTGGGTTGGCTTCACTCAACACTACTTCACCACCGTGTGGGTGTTACAGCCCAAAGATGGCAACAGCATCTGCCAAAACGGCAACTGCCTGCTCGATATCAAACGCCGCAGCGACAACCTTTACTCCGCCGGCGTGCGCGTACCGCTGCCCGCGATTGCTGCTGGCCAGAAACTGAGCGTGCCTGCCGAATTGTATGCCGGCCCGCAGGAATACGCCGTGATCAGCAAAGTGGCTGACCGCTTGGAGCTGGTGAAAGACTATGGCCGTACCCATGTGGTGGCCGCGCCGCTGTTCGGCCTGCTCAATTGGTTGCACAGTCTCATCGGCAACTGGGGCTGGTCCATCGTTTTGCTGACCATCATCGTCAAAACCCTGCTGCTGCCGCTTACTAACGCCTCTTACCGCTCCATGGCCAAAATGCGTGCCGTTGCGCCTAAGCTGGAAATGCTGAAAAAACAGCACGGCGATGATCGTATGGCGCTACAACAGGCCATGATGAAGATGTATAAAGACGAGAAAATCAACCCACTGGGCGGCTGTCTGCCCATGCTGTTGCAGTTCCCCGTATTTATCGGCTTGTATTGGGTGCTGCTCGCCTCGGTTGAGCTGCGCCAGGCTTCGTGGGGCTGGGTGGCTGACTTGGCCCGGCCCGACCCGCTCTACATCCTGCCGATTTTGATGGCGCTGACAATGTATATCCAAACCAAACTCAGCCCGCCGCCGAGTGACCCGATGCAGGCTAAAATGATGAAAATCATGCCGCTGGCCTTCTCTGTGATGTTCTTCTTCTTCCCTGCCGGCCTAGTACTTTACTATGTGGTGAACAACCTCTTGAGTATGGGACAGCAGTGGCTGATTAATCGGAAAATCAATGGTGCCGTCAAATCCTAA